In Flavobacterium sp. GSB-24, the genomic window TTTCCAGTATTCGTATGATTTCATTTCTTCTCCTGGACGTACAAAAAACTGCATTTCCATTTGTTCGAATTCACGCATACGGAAAATAAATTGTCTTGCCACAATTTCATTTCTGAAAGCTTTACCCGTTTGAGCAATTCCGAAAGGAACTTTCATACGACCAGATTTCTGAACATTTAAAAAGTTAACGAAAATACCCTGCGCCGTTTCTGGACGTAAGTATAAATCCATTGCGTTTTCTGCAGAAGCTCCAAGTTTTGTTCCGAACATTAAGTTAAATTGTTTTACCTCTGTCCAGTTTTTAGAACCAGTCTCAGGATCAGCAATTTCTAATTCTTCGATCAAAGCTTTAACATCAGCTAAATCTCCGTTTCCTAAAGAACGACCTAAACGCTCTCTGATTTCTTTTTCTTTAGCTAAATATTCAATTACACGAGCATTTGTAGTTACAAATTCTTGTTCGTTGAATGCATCGCCAAAACGAGCTTTTGCTTTGTCAATTTCTTTTTGTGCTTTTTGGTGAATTTTTTCAGCATGATCTTCAACCAAAACGTCAGCTCTATATCTTTTTTTAGAATCTTTATTATCAATTAATGGATCATTGAATGCATCAACGTGTCCAGAAGCTTTCCAAGTTGTTGGATGCATTAATATCGCAGCATCAAGGCCGACAATATTCTCATTCATCTGAACCATTGATTTCCACCAATATTCACGGATATTCTTTTTTAATTCGACACCATTTTGTGCATAATCATAAACAGCACTCAGTCCGTCGTAAACTTCGCTTGACGGAAAAATAAATCCGTACTCTTTTGCGTGCGAAACCACATTCTTAAATATATCTTCTTGTTTTGCCATAGTGATGCAAAAATATAAAAAGTACCTTTAAAAAAAAGAAAAATAATAAAGATTGAAGTATTGATTTTGTTACTTTTGTAAATAAAATCTCTCTTTTTGTGATTAATTACCTAATAAATCTATTTTTCCCTAAAGTCTGTGATGGATGCCGAGCTATTTTACTGCAAAATGAAATTGTTTTCTGTACTTCCTGCCGTCACGAAATACCTCTTACTCAATATCATTTAGACCCAAAAAATCAAGCTGTAAAAAAGTTTTACGGCAAGATTGATATTCAATTTGCTTCGACATTTTTATATTTTAATAAAAAAGGAATGGTTCAGGAATTAATTCACAACCTAAAATATAAAGGTCATGAAGAAATTGGAACTGTTTTAGGAAACTGGTATGCCGAAGATTTAAAAGAAATTCAATTGACAATTCCTTTTGATGCTGTAATTCCAGTTCCTTTACATCCAAAAAAATTTAAGGAACGTGGTTATAATCAGGTTACAACTTTTGGAAAGGCTTTAGCCGAAGGTTTAAAAATTCCTTATAACGATTCGGTTTTATACCGAAAGAAATATTCTAAAACACAATCTAAAAAGAATCTTTTGGGAAGATCTGAAAACATCGAAAATATTTTTGATGCAGTTTTGACAGAAGAAAATCGCAATAAACATTTTTTAATTGTTGATGATGTCCTGACAACTGGCGCAACACTCGAAGCTTGTTCTAGAGCATTACTAAAAATTCCAGGAACAAAAATTAGTATTGTCTGCATGGCGATGGCGAACTCTTAGCGTAAAATTTCAATAAAAAAAATCCAAATTCCAATAATAGTTGGAATTTGGATTTTAAATCTTTGGTTTTTAAAATTTTAATTCACCAAAATTTTCCTGATTGTTCTTTTATCTCCATCAATAACCGTAACTAGATATAATCCATTTGGTACATTTGGTAATTGAATATCTTGAATAAAATATCCTGAACCTTGAAAAGTATTACTGTAAACGTATTTTCCCAAAATATCATGAACATAAATTTTTATCTCTTTTACTGAATCTCGGTTAAATTGAATGGTAAAATTTCCTTTGTTTGGATTTGGATACAAGGCAAAATCTATATTTTCAAAATCTGAATTTCCAAGTGTATACGTTCTATTGCAGATGTTTACTGAAGCAGAATTTATTGTTCCTAAAGCTCCAAGAACTGCATCTCGCACTCTAAAAGTCCAATTTCCTTGTTGATTTTCTCCATTAAAAGCACTTAATAAACTAGCTGGAATTACAATTTGACTTGTAGTCGCATTACAATTTAAAGCAGTTCCGCTGTCATCAAACTGAAGTGCTAGAGTTGAATTTGTACTGCCGCAGCTTTTATTAAATAAACTTACAACTGTTCCACTTGGACTTACAATCTGAATTTCAAGATCTGAAAATCTTGCATGCGTAACATTCACAGATACATTTACATCTGAGATAGTTCCTGTTGACGCTGGCACTGCAACAGTTTTGCTAATAAAGGTGCTTCCGTTACCAGTCGAATATCCGCCTTCAAAGTTATATGTAGAACAACTTGTAGAAACTGTATAGCCAACTGCAAATGGATTACTATTTACAGCATAATAAATATTATTTACAGGTTCTATCAAAACTCTGCAATTGGTAGACGCTTCAATATTGGATGGAATCAATATAGTTTCAGAACCGTCATTTAAAGTATTTGCAACTAGTGTAATTGGAAACGTTAAACCTCCATCTAGAGATAATTTTATATTGACATTTGTAGAGCCTGGAAGTGTATTGGTATTATTGACACTCCAAGTAACCGTTTGTGTTGATCCTTTTTCCCAGCCAACATTATCAACATTCTGAGAAGTTAGCGCAAACGGTCCTACAGAAGCACTTACTGTAACAACCATTGCATCTGTATTGGTTTGAGCTGTTCCATCTGGCGCGTTATCTCTTCCTGTTAAAGTAAAATTCATTGTTTTTGCTATAGACGAAACAGATTCCCAAGTTGTCGTCAACTGATTATTGAGCACAGAATTTAAAGCTGGCATATAACGAACTGGTGAAGTTGTGGGCGGGAGTGATCTAAACATTGGTCCGTCTGGTTTTGTTGGATAAGCAATACTATTAGATCCAAAAGTGGTAATTGCACTGTCAAACTGCTCCCAAGTGTAGGTTATAGAATTACCTTCGGAATCTGAGCCCGTTCCTGTTAAAACAAAAGGTGTACTTATAGGAATTGTGTAATCTGCTCCTGCGTTTATTATTGGCGGATTATTAGTTATAGCAGTAGTTACCGGACAAGTTTTCCCCGCTAAATTATTCTGTATTTGATTGATACTTCCGTAAGAAAAATAATCATCAGAATTACTTTGAACATCATAATTTCTTGTTACTCCAGCATAGGCCATAATTGTAGAACCGCTTCCTGGTTCATATTGTGTTCCTGTTCCTTCTCCGGCATGAGAAAAAGTGTGCGATCCTCCCAATTGATGCCCCATTTCGTGAGCAACAAAATCGATATCAAAAGTATCTCCTTGAGGTTTTGCATCAGATGGTGAAGTATAGGCACTCCCTTTTCCTAAAGGAACACTAGAAGTTGGGTTTACGCACACACAGCCAATACAATTTGCATTACCGCCTCCGCCCGAACCTCCGAACAAATGTCCAATATCATAATTGGCATTACCAATTACATTCGTCAAAGTAGTCTGAACTTCTTGCCCCCAAGTTCCTCCAGGATCTGCTGCCCCAACTGATGGAACAGAATAAGGATCTGTAGAAGCATCTGTATAAATAACTGCATCATTATTAGCAATTAAAACAACTTTTACAGAAAGATCTCTATCAAAAACACCATTCACTCTAGTTAAGGTTGCATTCATACCTGCTAATGCTCCGGCTTTTGTTCCGCCAAAAAAGGCTGTATATTCTCCCGTACACGATAATGCTAAACGAAATGTTTTAAATTGTTTGGCATTAGAAGTTGTTTTTGCTGTATTTGATGCTTTATTTTCTGAAACTAAATTGGCTGTTTTACAATCCAGTCGCATTTTCGAATCTGCATTATCTGCAGATTTAAACACAACATATTCTGATTTATCATCTGGATTTTGTTCAATATATTCTGTTGGTTTTGCTACACGAAAAACCATGGTCTGAAATCCGATTGGAGCAACACTAAAATGTATTTTAGCATTTTTATCATCTATTCCTCGTCCTTCATAAGCTCTAATTTCTGGATATTTGGCTTGCAATTCAGGATCAAAATTAGAGGATTCCCAAACCGAAAAACGTTCTAAAGTTCCTTCTGTATTAGGAATCGTTATTTCGGTTGTATTGCTTAAAGCTGATTTACTTGTAGTAGAGGCAAGTTTGGCACTAAGCAGATCTGCATTTAATTTATAATACAGTTTTCCCGAATCTAAAACGTTTGCTTTTCGCGAAAGCGATGATGAAGAAGTTACTTTTTGCCATAAAACATTGTTTTGAGCTTTCATGTTTACGCAGCAAAAAATAAGAAATATATAAAGTAATAGTTTTTTCATACTCTGTAAGATATAATATCAAAATTACTTCAATTAATTTAAATTGTACAATATATAAGACAATTAATGTTATTTAATCGACGAGTCAGCTTATTTTCACAAAAAGAAAAGCATAACTCAACGAAAATTCAATTTATCAGAGTATTAAATTTAAAACAGAATAGTATAAATTTGCAGCATCTTAAATAATTTGTTTTGAAGCTCTTTCATTCTATAAACGATTTTCAGTCAACCAAGAAAACAATTTTAACTCTTGGTACCTTTGACGGCGTGCATATTGGTCATAAAAAAATTCTGGAACGAATTACACAAAATACTGAAAACGGAAAATACGAAAGTCTTGTACTTACTTTTTTTCCGCATCCGCGAATGGTTCTGCAAGAAAAATCAGAGATCAAATTGCTGAATACTATTAGCGAAAAAACAGAACTCCTTGAGGCAACTGGTATAGAAAACTTAATTGTTCATCCGTTCAACGAAAGTTTTTCAAGATTGACTGCAGAAGAGTTTGTTCATACTATTTTGGTGGATAAATTCCAGATTCAGAAAATTATTATTGGACATGATCATCGTTTTGGACGCAATCGAACTGCTAACATTGATGATTTAATTGCTTTTGGAAAAGAGTATGATTTTGAAGTAGAACAAATATCTGCCGAAGAAATTCAAGATGTTTCGGTAAGTTCCACTAAAATCAGAAATGCTTTAAAAGAAGGAAATATGGCTTTGGCCAACGAATATCTAGGATACAATTACTTCTTAAACGGAACGGTGGTAAAAGGAAAACAGCTGGGAAGAACTATTGGTTTTCCTACTGCAAATATTTACATTGAAGAAGATTATAAACTAATTCCAAAAATTGGTGTTTATGTTGTAGAAGCTTTTATAAACGAAGAAATTGTTTATGGAATGATGAATATTGGCTTTAACCCTACGGTTAATGGTGACAAACAGACTATAGAAGTTCATCTTTTTAATTTCGACAAAGATATTTACGATCAAAATATTAAAGTTTCGTTGCTGCATTATATCCGCGAAGAACAAAAATTTGGTTCTGTAGATGCGTTAAAAGCGCAGCTTCATCAAGATCAAATTGAGGCCTTGGCTTTCATAAATCTTCTTTAAAAAAATCGCATCTTATAGTTTTTGCTGTTTTTAAATCATCGTAGTTGTTTTTTTAGTAAATTTGATAGAAGACTGTTTTTCAAATATTTACTATTAACTTCTTTAAAAATAAACACTATGAAACTACCTAAAGAAATTACCAACGGTTTTTTGATTTTTCTCGGAATCGGCATTTATTTTTTATTGATGAATGTACTAGGGTTAGCAAATTTGTTTTATCTAAGAACACTTAACGTATTCTTTATATTCTATGGTGTAAACAGAACAATGCAGATGAACCTTCGTGAAGGAGAAACCAATTTTGTATCTAATGCTGTTTCTGCAATGGCTACGTCTGTAGTCGGCGTATCGATGAGTGTATTTGGTTTATTGGTTTACAGTTATGCTCGAGGCGGAGACGCATATGTAAGAACTCTATCTGAAACATTTCTGTTCGGAGGAAATCCATCAGTACCAACTTATTGTATTTGTTTATTGTTTGAAGGAATTGCTTCATCTGTAATCGTCACTTTAATGATGATGCTGTACTGGAATAATAAATATGCTGCTGATTAAATACTCAAAAATAAAAACACACTTTGACACTCTAAAAATCATAGAAATTCTTAATTCTATGATTTTAGAGTGTTTCTTTTTTGAAAAAAAGTTGAAAATCTTCATTTTTAATAAGCTAATAAATCTGTTATCATAATTTACTTACTTTTAATGCTCCAAAAAACAATTTATCCATGAGCATTACAAAACATAACTGGACAAAAGACGAAATAATTGCCATCTACAATAAACCATTGATGGATCTGCTTTATGAAGCAGCTACAATTCACAGACAGCAACACGACCCAAACGTAGTTCAAGTCTCCACTTTACTTTCTATAAAAACAGGCGGATGTCCAGAAGATTGTGGCTATTGTCCGCAGGCTGCTAGATACAATACGGGAGTTGAAGGAAATGATCTAATGACTGTAAGTCAGGTAAAAGCTCAAGCTTTGAGAGCTAAATCTAATGGATCTTCTCGTGTCTGCATGGGAGCAGCTTGGAGAAATGTAAAAGATGGTGAAGAATTTGATCAGGTTTTAGAAATGGTCCGTACGATTAACAAACTTGATATGGAAGTTTGCTGCACTTTAGGAATGCTTACAGAAAATCAGGCGCATCGTTTGGCAGAAGCAGGTTTATATGCTTATAATCACAACTTAGATACATCTGAAGAATATTATAAAGATGTAATTTCAACTCGTGGTTTTGAGGACCGTTTACAAACTATTGAAAATGTTCGCAAAACAAATGTTACAGTTTGCAGCGGAGGAATTATCGGAATGGGAGAAAGTATTGAAGACAGAGCTGGAATGCTTGTAGCTCTTTCTACTTTAAATCCACAGCCAGAATCTGTTCCAATTAATGCATTAGTCGCTGTTGAAGGAACTCCAATGGAGGATGAAAAACCAGTAGAAATCTGGGAAATGATTCGAATGGTTGCCACTACACGAATTGTAATGCCAGAAACACAAGTTCGTTTGTCTGCAGGAAGAACAAATATGTCACGTGAAGGTCAGGCAATGTGCTTTTTTGCAGGAGCAAATTCGATATTTGCAGGAGATAAATTACTTACTACTCCAAATCCTGATGTAAATGAGGATATGAAAATGTTCGAAACTTTGGGAATGATGGCGCAAAAACCTTTTATTAAAATAATGCAGCCCAAAACAGTTGAAGCTTCCGATTCTCAATTTAATTCTTTGGGAGAAAAACCTAAATGGTCACGACCAAATCATAAAATAGAAAGAAATATTGATGCTTCGATCAGATCAAAAAAATAATTAAAAGAGTTAATAAATTTCAATAAATATTATTAAATTGCTTATGCACAGAGTTATAAGCAATTTTTTTATTTATAAAAATGAAATTAAAAGAAATAGAAAGGGTTAAGAAAATCTCTAAAGAAGATTTTATTTCCCAATATGTAAAAAAACAAATTCCAGTTGTTGTTGAAGAACTGACCGAAGACTGGCCGGCTTATCAAAAATGGAAATTATCCTATATTAATGATATCGCAGGTGATATCACCGTTCCTTTGTACGATGATAGGCCTGTAAACCATGAAGAAGGATTTAATGAAGCTCATATGAAAATGAAAATGAGCGACTATATTAACCTTTTAGAATCAAAACCCACCAATTACCGCATTTTTCTTTATAATTTAATGAAGGATGTGCCGACGCTAAAAAATGATTTTTTATGGCCGGATATTGGTCTCAAATTAGTCAAACAATTACCAATGCTTTTTTTTGGCGGAGAAAACGCAAGGGTTTTTATGCATTATGATATTGATTATTCTAATATTCTTCATTTTCATTTTCATGGAGAAAAGCAATGTATGATTTTCGCACCAGACCAGTCAAAATATATGTATAAAGTACCTCATGCTTTAATTTCGAGAGAAGATATTGATTTTGATAATCCTGATTATGAAAAATTTCCTGCTCTAAAAAATGCTGAAGGATATATTACGAATCTAAAACATGGAGAAATGTTATATATGCCAGAAGGATATTGGCATTATATGAAGTATTTGACACCTGGTTTTTCTATGAGTCTTCGTGCTTTTCCTAAAAATATTGCCAATCTATCTAAAGCCGCCTATAATGTTTTTATTATGCGTCACTTTGATATTATGATGCGAAAAATTAAAGGCCAGAAATGGATTGATTATAAAAACGAAAAGGCGATTACAAATACAAACGAAAATTTACGCCGCAGCGCTTAATGATAAAAAAAATCGGTTGAGTTTTAATTCTCAACCGATTTTTTACTTTAGTTATAGACTATTTTTTTCGTTACAGTTTTTCCGTTATCCAATGTAATTTTTACCAGTAGCACTTGAGGTCCAGAATGCAGATTTGTAATGAGCCATTCTTTATCATCAATTTCATTTTTATAATATAGTAGTTTTCCTCCAACATCATAAACAGCTGCTTCTTGGATATTTTCTTTATCTGAGAAAGACTGCAGTTTAATATTTTTTTCTCTAACTGAGACAGAAATATTTCCATTAAGGTTTTCAAAATTTTCGTTACCTAAAACAGCATCGTTAGGATTTGTATATCGAAGCACAAAGCGATCAGGAAAAACTCCAATTGTTGTAGTAAATTTATAACCTCCCGTTTTAAGATTGTGTATCGTTTTAGTTACATTATCTTGCAAGTAAATTACCTGATTATCCAAATTCCCATCTGTATGATCTATAGCAATTGTAAATTCTCCTTCTAAAGCAGATCGATATCCTAACGGAATTGTATCAGATGCAACGAAAGGAATTGCGCGCCCTTGAATTACTAACTTTTTGTTTTCATTAATACTATAAAAATCGATATACGGATTTGCATCCATACTCACTGCGTCATAATTGTTATCCCATAAATTTGTTGCACCAGTTATATATCCTATTAAAAGTTGTTTAAAAGCTCCTTGTGTATTTGTTAAATTTAACCAAACACGGTATTTTTCAATTTCAGTTGTAGCTACGGACTTGTAAAATTGGCTATTACGATTAGGAACTCTCATTGAATTTGTAAAAACAGCTTTTTGATCAGTTATTGATTTTGCGAAAAAAGATTGTCCTGCAGCAATATATCCTAAAGGAGGATCCTGATTACCTGGTGTTGGCGCTCCAATTCCTGTCATTCCTCCAACTGTTACATTACCAGATAAATTATAAATTGCATAATCATTATCTCCATAATGAAAATTATTATCTCCAGGAACACTTTGAGTTGGTAATGTATTATGCGTCCAAAAATATAATGTCCCATAAAAATTAGCTGCATTATCATAAATAAATTGATCCGCGTAAATTGCAGATGGATAAGGGTTTCCAATTAAATTAAATTTTTCAGGAACTGCTTCTGGTCCTAAAACCAGTCCATTATTCGGAACTCCAATAAATTCTGCCTGATAAACTTGAGGCGTATCAATATCATAATTTTGAGGTGCGCGAATACTATAACCCGTACCTTTTACCATTTCTTCAGTTCCGTTATAAATTATAACCCATCGAGGTCCAATTACATATTTATAAAATTTATCTCCCAATGTATTTGGTGATAAATTGTAAAGTGTAAATGCTGGTACTCTTGTTACTGGCGAAGACCAGTAGGTAAGGTCGTAACGTCTTATTGGTGAGGTATTTCTTCTATAAGTTATATTTCCAGTATTAACAGCATTTGAAACTTGCACTAAACTGGAATTATTTTCAAAAATGAAAACTCCATTGCCTACTACGTTTACCTCATTTGTCACTGTAATTGTATTAGAACTTTGTACAACTAGCGATCCATTATTCTCTATTGTTAATCTATTTGCGAAAAAACTGCCATTAGTTCCCGAAATAATTGGACTTGTTGCCAAGGCAGGAATATTAACACAATCAGAAGCCAAAGGAACCCCAGATGGAGTCCAGTTTGATGCATTTGTCCAATTAGCATTCACACTTCCATTCCAAGTCTTAGTAATTAACACATTTATTGTAATAGGCGTTGATGGAGATTCACAACCTGAGGTATTATTTTTAACTTTTACATTATAAGGCCCAGGAGCCAAACCTGTAAATATACCAGAAGTATTACTATAATCAACTCCATTTATGCTATATGAATATCCTGTTCCCGGTGCAGGCGAAGTGACCGTTATTATACCTGTATTATTTTCGCAGCTTGGCTGTTGTGTCGCAGAGGCAGTTGGTGCAGAAACTGCATTTACAGTTAAGGAAACTCCCTGATTTACTGGACATCCATTTGCCGTAGAAATTGTCATCACACCATTATATGTCCCTGCTGCTGTATTGGCCGGAACATTAACATTAATAACGGTTCCGGATCCAGAACTGAAAGGAAATGGCGTTGTTCCCTGATCTGTTAATGCAACCCAATCTATAGCATAATTAATTGGGGATCCCGTTGTAGAATTGTAATTTAAAGTCGTTGTTTGTGCAGATCCACTTTGGCAAACAGCAACAAATATTCCCGATGTACTTATGGTTGGACTACCATTCACTGTTAAAGAAACTGGTTGAGTTGCTGAACATCCATTAGATGTCAAAATCGTCATTACACCTGTATAAGTTCCAGATGCTGTATTGGCAGGAACATTAATTGTATTAATACTTCCTCCTCCAGCAGCAAAAGCGAAAGCAGTTGTTCCCTGATCTGCCAATGTTGCCCAGTCAATGGAATAACTTATTGGTGAATTAGTGGTTGCTGTATATGTCAAAGAAGCAAGCTGTGCGGAAGCTCTTTGACAGACTGCCGTTAAAACACCTGAAGTCGTGATCGTTGGCACCGCATTTACTGTTAAGGACACAGACTGAGTTGCTGAACATCCATTAGATGTTAGAATCGTCATTGTACCTGTATAAGTTCCAGGTGCTGTATTTGCAGGAACATTGATGGTATTAATACTTCCTCCTCCAGCAGCAAAAGCAAAAGCAGTTGTTCCCTGATCTGTTAATGTCGCCCAATCGATTGAATAACTTATTGGTGAATTAGTGGTCACGTTATATGTTAGAGAAGAGGATTGCACACTAGCACTTTGGCAGACTGCTGTTAAAGTTCCTGAAGTCGTAATTGTTGGAACTGCATTAACTGTTAAGGACACAGACTGAGTTGCTGAACATCCATTGGATGTGAGAATCGTCATTAATCCTGTATAAGTTCCAGGTGCTGTATTTGCAGGAACATTGATTGTATTAATAGTTCCTCCTCCAGCAGCAAAAGCAAAAGCAGTTGTTCCCTGATCTGTCAATGTCGCCCAATCGATTGAATAACTTATTGGTGAATTAGTGGTTGCGGTATATGTGAGAGAAGCAAGCTGCGCGGAAGCTTTTTGGCAAACTGCTGTTAAAGTTCCCGTTGTTACAATTGTTGGATTATTGCTAACTGTAACTGTAAAATTATTAGCCGCCGATACACAGCTTGTGACATTTTTCACAGTTAATGTTCCTGTATAAGTGCCAGGAGATGTTCCTGCTGGAACGGCAATACCAATTGAATTTGCAGGCAAAGATGCATCTGTAACAGTTGCAAAACTATTTGTGGGACTTCCGCTCCAAGTAATACTGTAAGTTGTTGGCAAATTGGTTGTTGCAGAATAACTTAAATTAGCTGTTTGAGCTGAAGTATTAAAACAAACTATTCCAACACTTCCTAAGGTTATAGTAGGTAGAGGATTTACTGTTATTGTAAAATTACTTCCAGTTGATGAACATCCATTTGCATTTCTTACAGTTATGGTTCCTGTATAAGTGCCAGGTGATGTTCCTGCTGGAACGGTAATAGGAATTGAATTTGCAGGTAATGATGTATTTATAACTGGAGCAAAAGTATTTGTCGGACTTGAGTTCCATACAATGCTGTAAGTAGTAGGTGAATTTGTGGTTGCACTATAACTTAAATTTGTCACTTGACTTAAAGTGTTGAAACACACTGCTCCTGCTGTTCCTAAAGTTATTGTTGGCAGAGGATTTACAGTAATCGTAAAATTGTTAGCAGCAGATGTACAACCAGCTACATTACGTACAGTGAGAGATCCCGTATAAGTTCCTGGCTGTGTGTTTGCTGGAATAGCTATATTAATCGACCCTGCACTCAAAGTCGCATTAGTAACTGTTGCGAAACTATTGGCTGGAGATGCATTCCAGGTAATACTATAAGTGTTTGGCGAATTGGTTGTAGCGCTATAAGTTAATGTTGTATTTTGTGCAACCCCATTTGTACACACAGCTGTAGTTGTACCTAATGTAATGCTAGGTTGTGCTCCAACTAGAATCGTTGTTGCATTATTTGAACTAATGGTTGAAGTACAATCCATTGACGCCAAAGAAGTAACAGTAATTGTACTATTTCCAATAACATTCAGCCCCGTTGCTGTAAACTGTCCTGTTCCTGCTGTTCCAACAGTCATAGTGGCTGTTAAACCTGTAGCTGATGGACTGCTTCGACTGTAAGTTACTGTATAAGTTCCTTTTGGCAAACTAGTTGTGCTTCCTGTTAATTGTACTAATGAGGTAGTTCCAGTGGCTGTACAAACATTTGCTGCCGAAGTTCCTGTTAAACTATAAGTTTTGCAGGTGTAGGTTAAAATCATGTGTCCTCTTGCACCACCGCCACCGTTTTGAGTTGACAATAATGAACTTATTCCGCCACCGCCACCGCCGCCATAATTACTTCCAGAATTTCCAGCACTGTTTCCTAAAACTAAACTAGATATTGCTGCACCTCCTGCTCCGCCGCCGCCAATAGTATTCCCACCTGCTCCGCCGGCTCCTGACCAAAAAATTGCACCTAAAAGCGCGCTAGATCCCGCCGTACCATTTGCACCTGCTTCTGTCGCTTGACTACCAACAGCACCTGAACCTCCATTTCCACCACTAGGAGTTCCACCTGTATTTGCAGTACCTCCTGATCCACCTGGAGCATAAAAAGAGGCATTGTATCCTGTTACAAAAGAAGCACCCCCAGAAGCACCATTACTACTCCCTCCTGCAGTCGCTGTCCCTACGTTAATGGCTAAAGTTTGGGGAGTTGATGTTGCAATAATACCTCTTGCATATGCGCCGCCGCCGCCGCCGCCGCCACTTCTTCCAACCGTTAATGTAGCTACTGCAGCTCCTCCTGCTCCTCCTGCTCCCCAGCCTTCTACTGTAACCTGATCTATTCCTGCAGGAAGGACCAAAGACCCAGTTGCAGGGAATGGATGTGCTAGTGTTTGTGCTTTTGAAGCAGAATAAAAAAACAATAAAATTAAAATGAAACTATATCTTAATTTAAAAATAGCATTCA contains:
- a CDS encoding glycine--tRNA ligase translates to MAKQEDIFKNVVSHAKEYGFIFPSSEVYDGLSAVYDYAQNGVELKKNIREYWWKSMVQMNENIVGLDAAILMHPTTWKASGHVDAFNDPLIDNKDSKKRYRADVLVEDHAEKIHQKAQKEIDKAKARFGDAFNEQEFVTTNARVIEYLAKEKEIRERLGRSLGNGDLADVKALIEELEIADPETGSKNWTEVKQFNLMFGTKLGASAENAMDLYLRPETAQGIFVNFLNVQKSGRMKVPFGIAQTGKAFRNEIVARQFIFRMREFEQMEMQFFVRPGEEMKSYEYWKETRLKWHLSLGLGKENYRFHDHEKLAHYANAAADIEFNFPFGFKELEGIHSRTDFDLKAHEEYSGRKLQYFDPELNENYVPYVVETSVGLDRMFLAVFATSLKEETLEDGSTRTVLKLPSVLAPTKAAVLPLVKKDGLPEVSRKIIEDLKWDFNVAYDEKDAVGRRYRRQDALGTPFCITVDHQTLEDETVTIRHRDTMKQDRVKITELRAIIENEVSMKNWLMKM
- a CDS encoding phosphoribosyltransferase family protein, with amino-acid sequence MINYLINLFFPKVCDGCRAILLQNEIVFCTSCRHEIPLTQYHLDPKNQAVKKFYGKIDIQFASTFLYFNKKGMVQELIHNLKYKGHEEIGTVLGNWYAEDLKEIQLTIPFDAVIPVPLHPKKFKERGYNQVTTFGKALAEGLKIPYNDSVLYRKKYSKTQSKKNLLGRSENIENIFDAVLTEENRNKHFLIVDDVLTTGATLEACSRALLKIPGTKISIVCMAMANS
- a CDS encoding reprolysin-like metallopeptidase gives rise to the protein MKAQNNVLWQKVTSSSSLSRKANVLDSGKLYYKLNADLLSAKLASTTSKSALSNTTEITIPNTEGTLERFSVWESSNFDPELQAKYPEIRAYEGRGIDDKNAKIHFSVAPIGFQTMVFRVAKPTEYIEQNPDDKSEYVVFKSADNADSKMRLDCKTANLVSENKASNTAKTTSNAKQFKTFRLALSCTGEYTAFFGGTKAGALAGMNATLTRVNGVFDRDLSVKVVLIANNDAVIYTDASTDPYSVPSVGAADPGGTWGQEVQTTLTNVIGNANYDIGHLFGGSGGGGNANCIGCVCVNPTSSVPLGKGSAYTSPSDAKPQGDTFDIDFVAHEMGHQLGGSHTFSHAGEGTGTQYEPGSGSTIMAYAGVTRNYDVQSNSDDYFSYGSINQIQNNLAGKTCPVTTAITNNPPIINAGADYTIPISTPFVLTGTGSDSEGNSITYTWEQFDSAITTFGSNSIAYPTKPDGPMFRSLPPTTSPVRYMPALNSVLNNQLTTTWESVSSIAKTMNFTLTGRDNAPDGTAQTNTDAMVVTVSASVGPFALTSQNVDNVGWEKGSTQTVTWSVNNTNTLPGSTNVNIKLSLDGGLTFPITLVANTLNDGSETILIPSNIEASTNCRVLIEPVNNIYYAVNSNPFAVGYTVSTSCSTYNFEGGYSTGNGSTFISKTVAVPASTGTISDVNVSVNVTHARFSDLEIQIVSPSGTVVSLFNKSCGSTNSTLALQFDDSGTALNCNATTSQIVIPASLLSAFNGENQQGNWTFRVRDAVLGALGTINSASVNICNRTYTLGNSDFENIDFALYPNPNKGNFTIQFNRDSVKEIKIYVHDILGKYVYSNTFQGSGYFIQDIQLPNVPNGLYLVTVIDGDKRTIRKILVN
- a CDS encoding bifunctional riboflavin kinase/FAD synthetase → MKLFHSINDFQSTKKTILTLGTFDGVHIGHKKILERITQNTENGKYESLVLTFFPHPRMVLQEKSEIKLLNTISEKTELLEATGIENLIVHPFNESFSRLTAEEFVHTILVDKFQIQKIIIGHDHRFGRNRTANIDDLIAFGKEYDFEVEQISAEEIQDVSVSSTKIRNALKEGNMALANEYLGYNYFLNGTVVKGKQLGRTIGFPTANIYIEEDYKLIPKIGVYVVEAFINEEIVYGMMNIGFNPTVNGDKQTIEVHLFNFDKDIYDQNIKVSLLHYIREEQKFGSVDALKAQLHQDQIEALAFINLL
- the bioB gene encoding biotin synthase BioB; the encoded protein is MSITKHNWTKDEIIAIYNKPLMDLLYEAATIHRQQHDPNVVQVSTLLSIKTGGCPEDCGYCPQAARYNTGVEGNDLMTVSQVKAQALRAKSNGSSRVCMGAAWRNVKDGEEFDQVLEMVRTINKLDMEVCCTLGMLTENQAHRLAEAGLYAYNHNLDTSEEYYKDVISTRGFEDRLQTIENVRKTNVTVCSGGIIGMGESIEDRAGMLVALSTLNPQPESVPINALVAVEGTPMEDEKPVEIWEMIRMVATTRIVMPETQVRLSAGRTNMSREGQAMCFFAGANSIFAGDKLLTTPNPDVNEDMKMFETLGMMAQKPFIKIMQPKTVEASDSQFNSLGEKPKWSRPNHKIERNIDASIRSKK